In the Roseovarius sp. W115 genome, one interval contains:
- a CDS encoding DegT/DnrJ/EryC1/StrS family aminotransferase, translating into MTDTSTAEKTQIPDVTAAEPIPASAMSEVNRLLGNGDLYRYTTAESPVTQLEREFAAKMGSRYALAVSSCSAALFISLKALDLPPGAKVLIPAFTFVAVPSAVVHAECVPVLCECGSNYRIDLDDFHRKLPSVDAVLISHMRGHTSNMDAIMAACDAAGIPVIEDAAHSLGTTWDGRKVGTIGKIGCFSFQSYKLLNSGEGGILVTDDPDLMARAIMMHGSYEDKWQHHDIPSEAMDRVQNNLPMFGLRLNTLSAVLIRAQIEHLDSRVLDGRRNHDHVANRLRAINSVEVPPAYPAEQRAPDSLQFNLPHISDDALDAFVAGANQRGLHIQVFGRSKNNSRAYWNWGFLDDVPDFPQTRAMLMRACDLRLPARLSLAECDLIADTLIAVLETAVDTH; encoded by the coding sequence ATGACCGACACCTCCACAGCAGAAAAAACTCAAATCCCTGATGTCACCGCTGCAGAACCAATTCCGGCTTCGGCTATGTCCGAAGTGAACCGTTTATTGGGCAACGGGGATCTCTACCGCTACACAACCGCTGAGTCTCCCGTCACGCAGCTTGAGCGTGAGTTCGCCGCAAAGATGGGCAGTCGCTATGCGCTTGCTGTCTCGTCTTGTTCAGCGGCGTTGTTCATATCCTTGAAGGCTCTAGACCTACCACCTGGCGCCAAAGTCCTGATTCCCGCCTTTACCTTTGTGGCTGTGCCCTCGGCAGTGGTCCATGCAGAATGCGTGCCCGTCTTGTGCGAATGTGGTTCGAACTACCGAATAGATTTGGATGATTTCCATCGCAAACTGCCTAGCGTGGATGCCGTTCTGATCAGTCATATGCGGGGCCACACATCCAATATGGATGCCATTATGGCGGCATGTGACGCGGCAGGAATCCCCGTGATCGAAGATGCTGCCCATTCGCTCGGAACGACTTGGGACGGGCGCAAGGTCGGAACGATTGGCAAGATCGGCTGTTTTTCCTTCCAGTCCTACAAGCTTTTGAATTCAGGTGAAGGCGGGATCCTGGTCACCGACGATCCAGACCTGATGGCGCGTGCGATCATGATGCACGGCTCCTACGAAGATAAGTGGCAACACCATGATATCCCGTCTGAGGCTATGGACCGCGTCCAAAACAATCTGCCCATGTTCGGATTACGCTTGAACACACTCTCCGCCGTCCTGATCCGTGCCCAGATCGAGCATTTGGACAGCCGCGTGCTTGATGGTCGTCGCAATCATGATCACGTGGCCAACCGCTTGCGAGCCATCAATTCTGTTGAGGTGCCACCGGCCTACCCCGCCGAGCAGCGCGCTCCAGATTCCTTGCAGTTTAATCTGCCGCATATCTCAGATGACGCACTCGATGCCTTCGTCGCTGGAGCGAACCAGCGCGGTTTGCATATCCAGGTCTTTGGGCGCTCAAAGAACAACTCGCGAGCTTATTGGAATTGGGGTTTTCTGGACGATGTCCCGGATTTCCCCCAAACCCGGGCGATGCTCATGCGGGCCTGTGACCTCCGACTGCCTGCACGGCTATCGTTGGCCGAATGTGATCTCATCGCCGACACACTAATCGCGGTCTTAGAGACGGCAGTCGACACGCATTGA
- a CDS encoding LysE family translocator, with protein sequence MIDWIIFLPACFALNLACGPSNLLAMTNGARSGIGFAQKAATGRLMVFVPMIAISALGFGLILTASPFVFGISKLIGAAYIIWLGISLWRSASTINPDEFLGETSSMGSAFRAEALVALSNPKAILTFAAFFPQFVAVEAYWQSYALLGVAFLVMEAVAILAYASGGQLASTFAASKIPTLQRISAAVMCVFGALILVTPQPIAP encoded by the coding sequence GTGATTGATTGGATCATCTTTCTGCCAGCCTGCTTTGCGCTGAATCTTGCCTGTGGGCCGAGCAATCTGTTGGCAATGACCAATGGTGCCAGATCGGGCATTGGATTTGCTCAGAAAGCAGCAACCGGCAGGCTGATGGTTTTTGTTCCCATGATTGCAATTAGCGCTTTGGGGTTTGGGCTCATTCTCACGGCCTCACCCTTCGTGTTTGGCATCAGCAAACTGATCGGCGCGGCCTACATCATCTGGCTTGGCATCTCACTTTGGCGAAGCGCAAGTACCATCAACCCAGATGAATTTCTGGGTGAAACGTCTTCAATGGGAAGTGCATTCAGGGCAGAAGCTTTGGTGGCCCTCAGCAATCCCAAAGCGATTTTGACATTTGCTGCATTCTTTCCACAGTTCGTCGCTGTTGAAGCCTACTGGCAAAGCTATGCACTGCTTGGGGTTGCGTTTCTTGTCATGGAAGCGGTCGCGATCCTGGCATACGCATCTGGCGGCCAGCTTGCATCGACCTTTGCCGCCAGCAAAATCCCAACACTCCAGCGCATATCAGCGGCCGTGATGTGTGTGTTTGGCGCTTTGATCCTGGTTACCCCGCAACCAATCGCGCCATAA
- a CDS encoding DUF736 family protein gives MTTNCIKFEGADIKAAGGFGSISTLTVGIDIIVEPVASVNPMAPTHRFFGRSLRGRLFESGGIWKKRHRESGADYFTLIIRDYSFNADPGNVANQEDAVLQAMILLGVERSLSTVPGGAICLAGGFTAVNLHGLMDSEYSPICQLRH, from the coding sequence ATGACCACCAACTGCATCAAATTCGAAGGTGCCGATATCAAGGCCGCCGGGGGTTTCGGTTCGATCTCCACCCTCACCGTCGGCATCGACATCATCGTCGAGCCTGTTGCCAGCGTCAATCCCATGGCTCCTACGCACCGCTTTTTCGGTCGTTCGCTACGTGGCCGATTGTTCGAAAGTGGCGGTATCTGGAAGAAGCGTCATCGTGAAAGCGGTGCTGACTATTTCACGCTGATAATCCGCGATTACAGCTTCAACGCCGATCCCGGCAATGTTGCGAATCAGGAAGATGCCGTGCTTCAGGCAATGATTCTCTTGGGGGTCGAAAGAAGTCTGAGCACAGTTCCCGGCGGGGCAATCTGCCTCGCTGGGGGGTTTACAGCTGTAAACTTGCATGGTTTGATGGACAGCGAATATAGTCCAATCTGCCAACTTAGACACTAA
- a CDS encoding helix-turn-helix domain-containing protein, which produces MRTELFPSLPQGFSRRDVIALMADIGRDIGLGPRLTDILTRLIGCTDPDAWIDPTKEPIFYGRQESFAQKLGISTRQLRTHEKTLLKHGLMERRTAVNGSRHGSTGLGLVLTPLIEMFTQLLEVREARNARYARMKTLKATRSVRWATFRDELARLSAEDLLSDDVQEMIAERETWPRTDTLLSMGEARLSQHIDAATELCIRLSNWIETV; this is translated from the coding sequence ATGAGAACAGAACTGTTCCCTTCCCTTCCACAGGGATTTTCGAGACGCGACGTGATCGCGCTAATGGCCGATATCGGCCGCGACATTGGCCTAGGCCCAAGACTGACAGACATTCTCACGCGGCTGATCGGGTGCACCGATCCCGACGCGTGGATCGACCCAACAAAGGAGCCGATTTTCTACGGGCGCCAAGAGAGCTTCGCCCAGAAGCTAGGCATCTCAACCCGTCAGCTCCGCACACATGAAAAGACTTTACTGAAGCATGGTCTCATGGAACGCCGCACCGCGGTCAACGGAAGCCGGCACGGCAGCACTGGCCTCGGTCTCGTCCTGACCCCACTCATCGAGATGTTCACCCAGCTTCTTGAGGTGCGCGAAGCACGCAATGCCCGCTATGCCCGGATGAAGACCCTGAAAGCCACACGCAGCGTCCGGTGGGCCACATTCCGCGACGAGCTGGCGCGCTTGTCAGCAGAAGATCTGCTTTCTGACGACGTTCAGGAGATGATTGCAGAACGCGAGACCTGGCCCCGCACCGACACGCTCCTAAGCATGGGCGAAGCCCGGCTTTCTCAGCACATCGACGCCGCCACTGAGCTGTGCATAAGACTCAGCAATTGGATTGAAACTGTCTAG
- a CDS encoding 1-aminocyclopropane-1-carboxylate deaminase/D-cysteine desulfhydrase has product MLRFAPMSALLATELATNPDFNRWKPRRMYHQISKEDLALRLSKLPRFSLAQLPTPLQQLTNFGTTFGGLNLWMKRDDLSGLEGGGNKTRKLEFVVGDAVQQGCDMLVTVGAIQSNHTRQTAASAAKANLKCALLHCAWTKDAGPHYREIGNVLLSSLMGAELYVDETERPIEDQGPLGAFMAHLTAQGHRPYLIPGGASEHPLGSMGYINCALEIATQTEQLGIEFDYLVHTTGSSSTQAGLLAGFKALGIKTHIIGVADDGETQIKTKRVRELANEALQTLELPALVNAEDVEVIASNDADYGYADSAIKEGIRLMAAKEGIIADPVYEGRAIRGVIDLQASARFPPDAKVLLMHLGGSPAIHAYAGQFDTVELTPFSGD; this is encoded by the coding sequence ATGCTGCGCTTTGCTCCAATGTCCGCTTTACTGGCTACTGAACTCGCAACCAACCCTGATTTCAATCGTTGGAAACCTCGAAGAATGTATCATCAGATTTCAAAGGAAGACTTAGCGCTTAGGCTAAGCAAGCTACCAAGGTTTTCACTGGCTCAGCTTCCAACACCACTTCAGCAACTAACGAACTTTGGGACTACCTTTGGAGGACTTAACCTTTGGATGAAGCGGGATGACCTGTCTGGGCTGGAAGGTGGCGGAAACAAGACCCGAAAGCTCGAATTTGTTGTAGGCGACGCAGTCCAACAAGGTTGTGACATGTTGGTGACCGTTGGCGCAATTCAATCCAACCACACGCGGCAAACCGCTGCATCGGCTGCAAAAGCCAATCTGAAATGTGCACTGCTACATTGCGCTTGGACGAAAGACGCAGGACCACACTACCGCGAGATTGGAAATGTGTTGCTCAGTAGTCTTATGGGAGCTGAACTATATGTCGACGAAACCGAACGGCCTATCGAGGATCAGGGGCCGCTAGGTGCATTCATGGCGCATCTCACCGCGCAGGGTCATAGGCCTTACCTGATCCCGGGCGGTGCATCGGAGCACCCTTTGGGCAGCATGGGCTATATCAATTGCGCCTTGGAGATCGCAACGCAGACAGAGCAGTTAGGAATTGAATTTGACTATCTCGTTCACACAACCGGATCGAGCAGTACACAAGCGGGGTTGCTCGCAGGGTTCAAGGCCCTTGGTATCAAGACACACATCATCGGGGTTGCCGACGATGGTGAGACACAGATCAAAACCAAGCGCGTTCGTGAGTTGGCCAATGAAGCTTTGCAAACACTAGAATTGCCGGCCTTGGTCAACGCCGAGGATGTGGAGGTAATCGCCTCCAACGATGCTGACTATGGGTATGCGGATTCTGCAATCAAAGAGGGTATACGTTTGATGGCAGCTAAAGAAGGGATTATCGCGGATCCCGTCTATGAGGGACGGGCAATTCGAGGGGTGATCGACCTCCAAGCGTCAGCACGTTTCCCTCCTGATGCAAAAGTCTTGCTAATGCATCTAGGAGGTTCACCGGCAATTCATGCCTATGCCGGGCAGTTCGATACTGTGGAACTGACGCCATTCAGTGGTGACTGA
- a CDS encoding integrase core domain-containing protein produces the protein MKHGKPEVIRSDNGPEFIAAPLQDWLRRVGIQPMQIYPGSPWENGYNERFNGTLRREVLNAEWFHSTKQAQVAINVWLRQYNQIRPHHALGMRPPVPETLLEKRQISGTV, from the coding sequence ATGAAGCATGGCAAGCCAGAGGTCATCCGTTCAGACAATGGCCCGGAGTTCATCGCTGCACCGCTTCAGGATTGGCTCAGACGCGTTGGCATCCAACCGATGCAGATCTACCCAGGATCACCCTGGGAAAACGGCTACAACGAGCGCTTCAACGGAACACTCCGTCGCGAAGTGCTCAACGCCGAATGGTTCCACAGCACCAAACAAGCCCAGGTCGCCATCAATGTCTGGCTCAGACAATACAACCAAATCCGGCCACATCATGCCCTAGGCATGCGCCCGCCAGTACCAGAAACCTTATTAGAGAAACGCCAAATTAGTGGTACTGTATGA
- a CDS encoding IS3 family transposase, with translation MARSSLRYQAKPQNDDAMRLAMIRLAKQYGRYGYRKVTALLRMEGWQVNHKKVERLWGEEGLQLPHRHKKRRRLYHKDSSVIRLRPTHPNHVWAIDFVHDKLSNGRPYKMLTVLDEYTREALCVAVRPKMNEMMFWMFCTGC, from the coding sequence GTGGCACGGTCCAGCCTGCGATATCAGGCCAAACCTCAGAATGACGATGCCATGCGCTTGGCGATGATCCGGCTGGCCAAGCAATATGGGCGATATGGGTATCGGAAGGTGACTGCCCTGCTGCGCATGGAAGGCTGGCAGGTCAATCACAAGAAGGTTGAGCGTTTATGGGGTGAAGAAGGCTTGCAGCTGCCCCATCGGCACAAGAAGCGACGGCGGCTCTATCATAAGGACAGCTCTGTCATCAGGCTGAGGCCCACGCACCCCAACCATGTCTGGGCGATTGATTTTGTACATGACAAACTGAGCAATGGACGACCCTACAAGATGCTCACGGTGCTCGATGAATACACCCGTGAGGCGCTCTGCGTGGCGGTGCGACCCAAGATGAATGAAATGATGTTCTGGATGTTCTGCACCGGCTGCTGA
- a CDS encoding transposase, giving the protein MARKRYSDEDALKILREIDVHLHDGMDVVSACRKAGISDKTCYYWRKKFGGMGRPQLSEMRALQKENERLKKIVADLQLDKLILKESLDHLKPKA; this is encoded by the coding sequence ATGGCTCGGAAGCGGTATTCGGATGAGGATGCGCTGAAGATATTGCGCGAGATTGACGTGCATTTGCATGATGGCATGGATGTTGTGAGCGCGTGTCGGAAAGCAGGAATCTCGGACAAGACATGTTACTACTGGCGTAAGAAGTTTGGTGGGATGGGTCGGCCTCAACTGTCAGAGATGCGAGCGTTGCAGAAAGAGAATGAGCGACTCAAGAAGATTGTCGCTGACCTGCAGCTCGACAAGCTGATCCTGAAGGAGAGCCTGGATCATTTAAAGCCCAAGGCCTGA
- a CDS encoding alpha/beta hydrolase produces MEEAKFYKEIAEGPSSAGAYWIQTEDKVRLRVGAYHSLGDSKGTILLMLGRFGYVERYGRVAQSFADNGFSTVVVDWRSQGLSDRMADDPQAGHIHHFSDYQKDVSAMMQVVENLEMPKPYYLVGVSMGACIGLRSMLDGLPVASAAFISPMWGIKMSAVQRIAAWPLSWAAKATGQGHRYVPGESGEIYVLETPFEDNNLTHNAGMYDYWVEQAKSAPELQIGGPTMTWLFEALSECRNLSSAPSPNIACITFCGELDRLVDNDSIKARMAKWPNGEFSMIRNAKHDVLTEIPEIGGDVMSQIFAFFSKMEIQGQTHENV; encoded by the coding sequence ATGGAAGAAGCAAAATTCTATAAAGAGATAGCCGAGGGTCCATCATCTGCGGGCGCTTACTGGATACAAACCGAAGACAAAGTCCGCCTGAGAGTTGGCGCTTATCACAGTCTGGGCGACAGCAAAGGGACGATCCTGCTGATGCTCGGTCGGTTTGGCTACGTAGAACGATATGGCCGCGTGGCGCAGAGTTTCGCAGACAACGGGTTCTCGACAGTCGTTGTAGATTGGAGAAGCCAAGGTCTTTCAGATCGCATGGCGGATGACCCGCAAGCTGGTCACATCCACCACTTCTCGGACTACCAGAAAGACGTGTCCGCGATGATGCAGGTCGTCGAAAACCTGGAGATGCCGAAACCCTACTACCTTGTCGGCGTTTCCATGGGCGCGTGCATCGGGCTCAGATCCATGCTCGATGGTTTGCCAGTGGCCTCAGCTGCGTTCATTTCTCCAATGTGGGGTATCAAAATGTCCGCAGTTCAAAGGATCGCGGCGTGGCCTTTGTCATGGGCGGCAAAGGCAACGGGCCAAGGCCACCGCTATGTGCCGGGCGAAAGTGGAGAGATCTACGTCCTCGAGACGCCTTTCGAGGACAACAACCTGACGCATAACGCTGGCATGTATGACTATTGGGTCGAGCAAGCCAAAAGCGCGCCCGAGTTGCAGATCGGCGGACCAACAATGACATGGTTGTTCGAAGCGCTGTCAGAGTGCCGTAACCTATCCTCCGCTCCCTCCCCAAACATAGCCTGCATCACTTTCTGTGGCGAGCTTGATCGCTTGGTCGACAATGACTCGATCAAAGCGCGCATGGCGAAGTGGCCAAATGGCGAATTTTCGATGATCCGAAACGCCAAACATGACGTTCTGACTGAGATCCCAGAGATTGGCGGCGACGTGATGAGCCAGATCTTTGCGTTCTTCTCAAAAATGGAAATACAAGGACAAACCCATGAAAATGTTTGA
- a CDS encoding 3,4-dihydroxy-2-butanone-4-phosphate synthase, translating into MKMFEDAARSLADGKPILLYDFDDREAETDLIYLAENIDERAVADLRLNAGAPLTVYISWDMGQALGLDTYLDFVSENADADSIYGALSKPTPGFDPRFSITLDFRENKTGCSHVETARTIRELCALLKSGDAEKFAELFRAPGHIPLIIGSKGLLKERNGHTELIMAFAINQGLFPMVVASEMIDADSGHSTSYADARKYGEKRGLDFIGGIELMEVYG; encoded by the coding sequence ATGAAAATGTTTGAAGACGCTGCCCGCAGCCTAGCGGATGGCAAGCCGATCCTTCTCTACGATTTTGACGACAGAGAAGCCGAAACCGACCTCATCTATCTCGCTGAAAATATCGACGAAAGAGCCGTTGCCGATTTGCGCCTGAATGCAGGTGCACCGTTGACCGTCTACATCAGTTGGGACATGGGCCAAGCCCTCGGCTTAGATACATATCTCGACTTCGTGTCCGAGAATGCCGACGCGGACTCAATCTATGGGGCGCTGTCCAAACCCACTCCCGGCTTTGACCCTCGATTTTCCATCACCCTGGATTTCAGGGAGAACAAGACAGGCTGCTCCCATGTGGAGACCGCACGCACAATTCGTGAGCTTTGTGCGTTGCTGAAAAGTGGCGATGCCGAGAAGTTTGCTGAGCTGTTTCGCGCGCCAGGCCACATTCCCCTCATCATTGGCTCAAAAGGGCTTCTGAAAGAGCGCAACGGGCACACAGAACTGATCATGGCCTTTGCGATCAACCAAGGTCTGTTTCCGATGGTTGTCGCGTCCGAGATGATCGATGCCGACTCCGGCCATTCGACGTCTTATGCAGATGCTCGCAAGTATGGTGAAAAGCGCGGCCTTGATTTCATTGGCGGGATTGAGCTCATGGAGGTCTATGGATGA